The following is a genomic window from Bos taurus isolate L1 Dominette 01449 registration number 42190680 breed Hereford chromosome 11, ARS-UCD2.0, whole genome shotgun sequence.
AGCACTCCCTATGGTTCTATGTTAGGCTCAGTGCAGAGggaacaggaaaaataaacactCATTCCCCAGTTTCTCCCTGGAAGGAGTTGACTAAATACAttcccagcttctgccccagGGTCTAGTTTCTAATAAGCCTGCATCTAGGTGCTGACTGGGATCCTCCTGGAAGACCCAAAGAGCCAGCGGGCATTACCCTCAAATTTTCCCTCTGCGTGGCTTCAACAATAAAACCAAGTCTCCAGCTTGTCCTGAAAGGAGCTTGTCTGCACTTTTAGCACTTCAAGGTCCACACAACTGATGGACCTTCAAATCACCTAGATCTGTTAACAAAGTCTATAGGTTTAGAATTCACAAGTccatgtgaaagtcactcagtatgtgtgactctttgcgaccccatggactacacagcccatggaattctccaggccagaatactggagtgggtagcctttcccttctccaggtgatcttcccaacccagagatagaacccaggactcccacattgcaggaagattatttaccagctgagccacaagggaagcccccacaaaTCCATAGAGCCATATTACATAACAAGTAGTTTTGAAACAGGCACACAGCATTTTCTGCAGCTATGACCTCTGGGTTCAGTTCAGAGGGAATGGACAAAAATGCCCATCTTCTGATTTCTCTCTGGAAAGAaatgcttccaaactcatttcatGAGACCAGTGTTACCTTGATACCAAAGACAGACAagaacacaagaaaagaaaagtacaggccaATACCCCTagtgaacatcagttcagttcagttcagtcgctcagtcgtgtctgactctttgcgaccccatgaatcacagcacgccaggcctccctgtccatcaccaactcccggagttcactcacactcacgtccgtcgagtcggtgatgccatccagccatctcatcctctgttgtccccttctcctcctgaccctaatccctcccagcatcagagtcttttccaatgagtcaactcttcacatgaggtggctaaagtactggagtttcagcttcagcatcattccttccaaagaaatcccagggctgatctccttcagaatggactggttggatctccttgcagtccaagggactctcaagagtcttctccaacaccacagttcaaaagcatcaattcttccacgcttagtcttctccacagtccaactctcacatccatacatgaccacagggaaaaccatagccttgactagacggaccttagttggcaaagtaatgtctctgcttttgaatatgctatctaggttggtcataactttccttccaaggagtaagcatcttttaacataGATAtacaaaaaatcttcaaaaatatttgcaaactgaattcaacagtaGAGTAAGAGGATTGTACACCATGATAAAGTGAGATATATTCTTTGGATGCAAGAATGGGGTCGACATATGCAAATGAGTCAATGAGAtatatcacattaaaaaattgaagataaaaatcatatgaccatcccaataaacacagaaaaagtacttgataaaattcaacatcctgtCATGAAAAAGACTCTCAATGATTTAAGCATAaagggaatatacctcaacataataaaagtcatataggACAAGCCCACATTTAATGTCCCCAACAGTGAAATTCTGAAAGATTTTCctttaagatcaagaacaagacaagtgtgcccgctttatcacttttattaaacacagttctgaaagtcctagctagaacaattagaaaacaaagcaaaaggcatccaaattggaaaggaagaagtgaaattatctctatttacagatgacatgatcttataaataaaaccctaaagactccaccaaaaattTATTAGAATAAAGAAATTTAGTAAAATTGCAAGACAAAAAATCAATAGgcaaaaattatatacatttctCTGCATTAATAATGAACtatgagaaaaaggaaatataaaaaatcaTTTACTCGTGTATAATCAAAgagaactatggtgttggagaagactcttgagagtcccttggacagcatgatcaaaccagtcaatcctaaaagaaatcagtcttgaatattcattggaaggactgatgctgaagctgaagctccaatactttggccacctgatgtgaagaactgattcattgttattggaaaagacactgatgctgggaaagattgaagtcaggaggagacggggataacagaggatgaactggttggatggcatcactgcctcggtggacatgaatttgagcaagctccaggagttggtgatggacagggaagcctggcatgctgtagtccacggactcacaaagagttggatgactgagtgactaaactgaactgaaacataaacttaattttaaaacatcaagaTGGTAGTGTCAGCAACAGTATGTTAGATacttagaaaattaaattattttcccaaAGAGTCCTTTTTCGAAACTCTAGctaatttttctcttccttcccatgTTTGTTGCTCTCtatctaagtgaaagtgaagtcacttaatcgtgtccaactctttgcgaccccatgaactgcagcccaccaggctcctccatccatggaattttccaggcaagaatactggagtgggttgccatttccttctccaggagatcttctcgacccagggattgaacccaggtctcctgcattgtaggcagatgctttaccatctgagccaccagggaagtctctaagtAACCTTATTTGATTCCCTTAAGCATTTACGactaaattaaattatttatttacgtTTTCCTTCACTAGAATGTAATACTCCTGAAGACAGAATCTTTATAACACCGTTTCTAGATGCTAAGCATTTATTGACTGTGTAACCATAAAAGATGAGATAATTGGGCCCTTATGCTTCCTTCTACCTCCCCTCTGccagatattattatttttattactcttttatttatattatttatttttatctttattaccCTCAAGTTATACTACAACTATGTTTTGTTGTATTCTCAGTTCCAACAAGTCCTTAGcctaattttatatgaaaattaattaaatgctCATCATCATGTGGTAAAGGGTTACCACAGTTTACTCTTTTCAAGTTTCTGCATTCTGATTCCATACTCAATTAGCTGCATTTGACCACTGGGAAATTTTTCCAAGAAGAGTCACTAAATGTTATTTCCTTGCATCTTCTGATGTTTGAAGATGTCTGTTAATTGCCTTCATAATTGAAACTCATATCAGCTGGATAATTTATAATTGagtcacatttatttttcatttaattttataaacataatttCTTTGTCTTCTGGCCCATATGTTACAGTGGAAAAGGCTGAAGTCAGCCAGAGCTTTTCACCCTTGCAGATAATTTGTCATTTTCCCTGAATATGTAtgcatttctctcttttcctagaacttaaatgtcagttttctggactgatttttttttaatagcatagTTCTCTTTTCATATTGAGAATAATTTCCCTCTATTTCAGAAGAACGTTTCTTCATGACCacttttaattcattattttctttcccattgaTTGACTTCTTGACTTCATCAAAGCAAATTACACTTGTCTGTTCAACTTTTTCTCCCTCTACATTAAACTTTCTTCATATTATTCTTTCTTCCATCTATATTATCTATTATTTCTCATTGCATATATTATTTCCCATATATTAAGGGAGATTGTCATTAAACAACATATggaaaaacattataaaattacAAATCTTGAGAAATggtgcaaggaaaaaaaaactttaatagtgatatagaaaatgaaagttgctcagtcgtgtccaactctttggagccccatggactgtatagtccctggaattctccaggccagaatactggaatgggtagcttttcccttctccaggggatcttcccaacccaggaattgaaccagggtctcctgcattgcaggtggattctttaccaaatgagcttaGTGATATAGGGGGTCCTAATTTATACTAGGTAATGTATACTAGGTCCCCCATAGTGATATAGGGGGTCCTAATTTATACTAGATAATCAGGAAAGAGTTCTCAGTAGAAGCGATATTTAAGCTGTGAAGTAAATGTTGAGTTAATCAGGTGAAGAGTTAGTGGGAAATCATTGGGACGAATTGCATATAGAGGAAATAGCTTGTCTCTCTCTGCACCAGGAAAATAATTGGTGTTTGAAGAACCAAAAGACAGTCTGTATAGCTGAAGTACAATGAatggccagaaaaaaataaaatgatttggaatggtttttgaaaggaaaggaaaatcatATAGAGCAACAGTAGATAAAAGAgacattgtttagttgctaagtcttgttcaactctttcacaaccccatcaacgatagcctgccaggctcctctgtccatggggttcctccaggcaagaatactggagtcagttgccctttccttccccaggaggtctttcccacccaaggattgaacccacatctcctgcttggtaggcagattctttaccacctgggaatcccaaaaggattctattttattctaaattAGATTATAATTCaatcaagttatttttaaaggagAGATACGAGGTATTTgtagtaataaataaaatatcacctCATTAGCAGTATGAAATTTAAGGGGTAGAACAAATGTGTGATGAATAGAGTAACAAGTAGATATAGTGTGAAGAAGTATTGGTAATGATTTGTATAATGGTGATAGCAGTGGACTTGAAAAGAGATGCATAAATTTAAGATATTTGGGGGAAGTAGAACTGACAGAATTTTGCAATGTGTTGAGGGTTGCATATGTGAATAAAAAAGAATGTCACGGAAACCTTCATATTTCTGAAATATACAAGGAGAGGTATAGACACTATTTACCAAATCAGAAAAATTAGAAAGGAGAGTCACGTTGCCTTGGTTGTGAGAGGTTGAAACATAAGGATCACtctgtatatatattaaatttgtgATGCCCATTAAATAGCAATGTGAGATGTGGAGGAGGCAGCTGTAATATGAATTTGATACTTAGAGTTCTTAATAACTGTTAGACAAAAGAGTCTAGGCATCATaatcagtggttgcagcacaccagctcagcagttgcggctcacgggctctagagcgcaggctccgTGGTTGTGGCGCATGCGCTTAGTTGCTCAGaagtgtgtggaatcttcccagaccagagatcaaacccacgtcccctgcattggcaagcagattcttacccactgtgccaccagagaagtacCTGAATGTAATACTTAATTACGTAACGCTAACATAGCGTTCAGAGACTAttcatagaaaattttaaatatagtgaaATACTTATAGAATACTTAGAAGTTACCATTTAAAGCTTTACTCAGATTAACTCACTAAATCCATATAATAAAGCCAGTAAGTAACTAGTAAGTTACTCTTATTCTAGTTTTAACAATGAACATTCTGAGGCAAAGAGAGGTACATGCTCTAGGACACACAGCTAATTAATTACATGTctagaataaagaaaattaaaggaaagagtagaggaaaaaagaagtaagGATGATTCTAAAAGacccatgtaccccaatgttgatagaagcactgtttacaatagccaaacatggaagcaacctagatgtccattgacagatgaatggataaagaagctgtggtacatatatacaatggaatattagccataaaaaggaatgaatttgaatccattctagtGAAgtagatgaaactagagcctgttatacagaatgaagtaagtcaaaaagagaaaaacaaatatcatatattaatgcaaatacatgaaatctagaaaaatgttactggtgaacctatttgcagggcagcaatagagacacagacacagagaacaggctgtggacacagcgggggaagcAGAAAGTGGGATGAATccagagagtagcattgaaacatctaCATTacctatgtaaaatagatagccagagAGGACAGACAGACTGCAGCCCAGGGGAGAGTTTTTGTGGTTCTTCTGATTTCAGGTGATGGGCAGGGTTGGGCTGGTGCTATGATCCCTCTAACTCAATAGTTCCATGATTCTATGATGTCACTGAAGAGAGAAGAATTGGGAGCTGGGCTCGGCTCCAGCTACACCAATTCCTCCGTCCTCTGGATTCTGATAGTTTTTGGGATGAGGGGAGATGAGCTGAGTTCCAGCTCAGTCTCCCCTCTAGCCACCTCAGCCCCCACCACATTTATGGAGAGAAATTAACCAGGGTGAGTCCACACCACCAGAACAAGCCGAGCATCTTTTATGAAGCTGATCaaaagaacaacaataaaaacatccTTTTATTCTTCTGTTTCTAGAAAACTTAAAGAACAAGAGAACTACATTCACACTGAGCTGGAAAACATATTTGGACAATCTGTGATTGTGAGAGTAGATGAGTCGTCTAGTTAACCATATGAACTTTGAAACCACAGCATTCACTTTCTTCATCATCCTTCTAATTTGCCTCAGTTGCATCTTCCTTTTATTGGTGgtttttttatataaatggtaTAAATCCATGCTGATAAATTGGGATCAGACTTTAAGTCAGTAGCAAATGTATCTAGTAATAatataaagcaatttaaaatagaGCAAATAATAATGCTGTAGGTAtctgttttttctatttcagGGTTTTAGAAATGCTAATTTCCTGCTTAAAAGTGAAGTTCCTTTCCAAGTCTTAACATCAagacctttctttcttttccacacTTTCTCCTTTGTGATTATAGTTCCCAAAGCAGGacagatgaagagacagaaaaaggTCCTTGTACAGAAAATGAAGGTGAAGATTGTCCAGCTGCTAATACAGAGATGAACAATTTAGACAACCAAGAAAAGTAAGTCCGCACCTTAGGATGTGGTGGAACACCATTTTTGTGTGTGACCATGAGGGCTAAGAtgcatgaattttaaaaaccttgCTGATTGATTTTCTAGGACTCTTGCACCTGCAAGGCATGGCATTCTTGTCCAGAGACGGAGTAAAGATGCGATGACCACACCCTTAGGAaatagagaggatgtggagggtgaagaagagaacaaaataaaagagaagcaaaagcctGAGAATGCTAGAGAAAATGGTCAAGAGGTGATATGCTTTTCTACTCTTAAGAGGCATTTAGTATTTAAAGAAGAGGTAAATTCCTTGGCTAGGTATATTGAAGGATGGTCTTGTTTGTAACTTAGGTTTGTATCTGGAAGGAGTGCAGTGTTGACAATCATTTAAACCACCCTTCTTAGCTTATTGGTTCATTTTGTTAAACCAATTACACATGCCATGCCTGGACACTTGCTCCATCTTCATCCTTACATTTGTGGTTTTCTTAATAATTccctttcattttgctttattcaGAATCCTAAGGTGTTAGAGCTGGAGGAGATCATTTAGGGAGCCAACCCTCTTATGTTACGAATGAGAAAATAAGATGAATTGTTGAAGTCACTCCTCCTCCCTAGCCAGGCTCAGGACCAGATGCCAAAGACCTGCTCTACTTCTGGGTTCCTTCTACAACAGCTTGTAAACATTGTCGGGGCCTTCTTGAACTCCGTGTTTGAGGCTGCCTAATAACAACAGCTCACATGTCCTCCTAACATGAGACCCATGACCACTTGGAGACAGAATGGTGATCCAAGTGGCTCTTGGGTTTGCCTCCTTTGTAGAGAAAATAACACATGTTGCCAGATGCtatttgaatatagcagtgtgtgcttTTATAACcatagaaatatgaaaattatgcCTTTATGGATTATTACTGCTTTTCTGTATCATTTAGAaatcctttttctgtttcttactaACAATATACATATAACCCATATCTTTTAAAAGCAGGGCTTGTTGTATTCATAAATTTATCATTGACATTATTTGTTATATTCTCTTACAGGATGACTATTTGCAAAAATCACTCATACCTCTCACTGGAAGTTCTTCAGTTGTTGATAACCATAAAAGACCCTTAAAAGGAGTCACATTTTCTAGGGAGGTAATCGTTGTGGACCTTGGAAAGGACAATCCTATGGCTCGAAGCTATACTCGATTACataaagagagaaagtgaagCTCAAAAAAGGCTGAGAGCAAAAGAAATGTAACCTTAGACTAACAAGGAAATGACTGGGGGTGCAAAATCATGTTGAAACAGCAAAATAATGGGGAATTATGCAAATATGGATAGTATTTTATCTTTGTGCAGAAAAGGTGGACTATGTGCAAAATTCTATAAGTAAAATACCCAGGGCAACTCAAATGTGAGTTCAAGAAATTGATTGTATTAAGTGTCCTTAAAACTCTGTCTACTCAAACACTGTTGTACCATGTGAATAAAGTTATTTGTGTTTGTGCAGATGTCTTTTAGGTCATATTCAAGGGGGATTTTGGAAACAGCCCAGGTTCTTGGTGCTTTGATCATAGGCATTTAGAATCAAATAACATTACTGCTAACATCATGGAAACTTTCAGTAAGTAGGACTTGGGTCTCCTCGACATAGTTCCCTTTGAATTCAGTCCTGAAATCTTTCTTGTCCTGacaactgctttttttttctaatttaaatatatatatatatatttatatataatataataatatataataaaaaggcAGAGAGGTGAAAATGTGTGTTGAGCCTGGTAGCTGGAGGCGTGTTGAGAGTTAAGAGTGAAGTGTGGTGAGGGGTCCGAGTACAGTAACTCTGAGGATTCCAGGCTAGAGAGAGGTACTGGGTAGAGAATGCAGTAAAGTAgtgtgtgctgggggtgggggtctaCAGTAATATCCATCCAGAGCCCTAGAGTCCAGGAACTGTCTACAAGCACTGAAAAATATTGGTCTTTCACCTGATggtaacattaatttttttttgcctgcatcccacagcatgtgggatccaacTTACCCTGTCAGGGATggagcctgtgccccctgcagtggaagcacagtcttaagcactggactgccaaggaagtcccaacattaaaatttttttaatttaattattgtaaaatacacataaaatctaCCACCTTAATGATCTTAAGTGCACAGTTAAGTAATACTAAGTACACTCACATTGTACAGACATCACTTACATCCACAGTACTCCTCATTTTGCTGAACTCTAAGtctacccattaaacactaactcctcaTTTCCTaccaccccagcccctggtaactaccaacctactttctatctctatgaatttgactactctaagtACCTCATACAAGTGGAattgcagtatttgtccttctgtgaccaACTTCTTTCACccagcataatgtcctcaaggtttatccatgtgtcagaatttcctttcttttaaagcctgaataatattccattttttttttgcatattccAAATGTTTATACATTTATCCATTAATGAATACTTTGGGTTGCTTCACTTTTTGTCTACTaaaaataatgctgctctgaatgTTTCAAATTCTAATATGAAATTTCAGACCTAGATGACCATTTATTTCCATATGAGTATTTccatatgagggcttccctggtggctcagatggtaaagaatatgtctgtggtgctggagatccCAGGTTcaacacctgggttgggaagataccttggagaaggaaatggcaacccactccaatattcttgcctggagaactccaaggacagaggagcctggtgggctacagtccatggggtcgcacatggggttgcaaagagtcagacactattgcataactactaacactttcactctttttttgtttccatatgaTGTCATGATTTCATTGCCTATATCTGTGTCTGAATTTATAAAACCAAGTTACTTTTTCACAAACTGACAAGAGTATTGAAGAATGAATCCATAAATGGTGCATCTATGTCAAAGTAAAGGCCAGTTTCCTGGTGAGTGGACTGTACTAGCTGAAGTTTTGTAAAACTTTCAGTAGAAGAAAATGGTAGGAAAATGGGCCATCAGTGCCTACGATAGTACAGACACCCGAAATTCCAAAAAGACCAATCAATGTGCCACTACTATGGGGTGAGTCAAATTCAATGTTAACttgaattttattagtttttatgcttctgtttgtattttgtttataaatttgttttgatttgatttttttaaagatagctgGCTAAAAATGTTCAAGACAGCTctgatttttctgaaaaatgttaATTAGTTTGGCTGCGCCGGGTCTTAGCTGGGGGACTTGGGACCTTTGATCTTTGTATTGGCACACAGGGGTCATTTATCGCGGCATATGGGATCCAGTTCTCTGACTAGGGGCGCAATGctccccttgcattgggagcacacagtcctagccactgggccaccagggaagtccctgttttgaTTTTAGAATTGAATGAGAGCACTAAAGATATTCAGTTTTATGTTTCAACACAGTTTAAAAGTTACCCTATATATACTGAACAATTCAaggtcattgtgtgtgtgttgcggGGTAAGTCCCTGAGAATTCTACTACAGGATTAGGTTATTGATTACCTGGGAGATAAATGGAGATGACTGTAGTGACAGTTCAGGGTTTAAGGATGAGGGTCTGGAACAGAGAGGTGGCAGAACACAAAGTAAAGAACGTCAGTTTCTGGTTAGATGTGGGAAAATGAGAGGACTCGACAGTGACTCCTGAGTTTGGAAACCTGATGGTCAGAAAGAGGCAAGTCCAAAGAAGTGACTGGTGGGAAGGAAATGATTAGCTAGATTTTAGCTCTGCTGAACTTGAGATGTTTGCCTgcggggcaggaatagagatgcagatatagagaatg
Proteins encoded in this region:
- the C11H2orf74 gene encoding uncharacterized protein C2orf74 homolog isoform X1, which gives rise to MSRLVNHMNFETTAFTFFIILLICLSCIFLLLVVFLYKCSQSRTDEETEKGPCTENEGEDCPAANTEMNNLDNQEKTLAPARHGILVQRRSKDAMTTPLGNREDVEGEEENKIKEKQKPENARENGQEDDYLQKSLIPLTGSSSVVDNHKRPLKGVTFSREVIVVDLGKDNPMARSYTRLHKERK
- the C11H2orf74 gene encoding uncharacterized protein C2orf74 homolog isoform X2, coding for MLSQSRTDEETEKGPCTENEGEDCPAANTEMNNLDNQEKTLAPARHGILVQRRSKDAMTTPLGNREDVEGEEENKIKEKQKPENARENGQEDDYLQKSLIPLTGSSSVVDNHKRPLKGVTFSREVIVVDLGKDNPMARSYTRLHKERK